The genomic region CGCGAGCATGGAGCAACTGACCGCGACGGTCAAGCAGAACGCGGACAACGCGCAGCAGGGCAGCCGCGTGGCCAAGAGCGCCTCCGAAGTGGCCGAGCATGGCGGCTCGGTCGTGAGCCGGGTCGTGGACACGATGCAGGAAATCAGCGAGCGGGCCGGCCGCATGTCGTCGATCATCGCCGCGATCGAAGGCATCGCGTTCCAGACCAACATCCTTGCGCTCAACGCGGCGGTCGAAGCCGCGCGCGCCGGCGAGCAGGGCCGCGGATTCGCGGTGGTGGCGGGCGAGGTGCGCACGCTGGCGCAACGCAGCGCCGCCGCGGCCAAGGAGATCAAGGATCTGATCACGGCGTCGGCCGACGGGGTGAGCCGAGGCGAAGCGCTGGTTGCCGAGGCCGGGGCCACGATGAAGGAAGTGGTCAGCACCGTGGCGCGGGTCACCGACCTCATGGAGGAAATCTCCGCCGCCTCGCAGGAGCAGCGCAAGGGTATCGAGCAGGTGAATCAGGCGGTCACGCAAATGGATGAGGTGACGCAGCAAAACGCGGCGCTGGTGGAAGAGGCGGCCGCGGCTGCGCAGTCGATGTCCTCGCAGTCCTCGAGCCTGAAGGACATGATCACGATGTTCCGCGTCTGCGCGAGCCGCCCCGGCGTGCCCGACCAGGGTCCGCGCGCGAGCGCAGCACGCCGCGCGCCCGCGGCACGCGGCAAGCTCGCCGCGGCACGCGGCCGGGGCACGGCGCCCGCGCTGGCGGCGGCCGGCTCGCCAGCCCACGCGTCGCAGCCGGATTGGCAGACGTTCTGAACGCCGCCAACGCCGCCCGCCTGGGCCGGTTGGCACGAGCTGTTCCCCATTCCTGTGGATGCCGGCAGGCGCAACGGCTGGCCAGCCGGCCACATCGGAGATGACGCACATGCAGGCCATCAGTGTACGAAAGGAAAGCGATCTGGTGATTTTTGCCAAGCAGGCGATAGTCGAGTGCAACGGGAAACTCTTTGGTCACGAGCTTCTGTTCCGTGACCGGTCCGGCGCCGTGACGACCATTGTCGACGACGAGTCCGCGACGATGGCGGTGCTCGAGGCGGCAATCGGTCATGTAGGACTGCATCAGGTGTCGCCGGTGGGCAGTTTCTTCATCAACTGCTCGAGCGAATTTCTGATGTCGACCATCGTCCACGCGCTCCCGCCGCATCGCTTCGTTCTCGAAATCCTCGAAACCTGCAAGCTGGATCGTCATTTGATACGTCGTTGCCGGCAGTTGAAGGAAGCAGGCTTTCGCCTGGCCCTCGACGATGTGCGCGAGCTGTCGCCCGACATCGTGGATATTCTGCCGCTGATCGATATCGTCAAGATAGACTGGCCTTTTACCGATCCGCAGCAGCGCCGCAGCATGATCGATACCGTGATCGGCTACGGTGCGCTCGCCCTCGCCGAAAAGATCGAAACCAGCGCCGACCGCAATTACGCGGTGGATTCGGGGTGTTCGCTTCTACAGGGGTTTTATTTCTGCCGGCCCCAGATCCTATCGGCGCAAAAAATGCCCGCCGATTTCGAGGTAGTCACCCAGGTATTGCAGTCGATTCTCGACGAGGAAAGCCTGAGCGCCCTGGCGGTCAAGATAGAGCGAAGCCCGGAGCTCTGCGTTGAATTGATCCGCATCGCGAATAACTGTGCCGCCACCAATCGATCCCGCATGAGAATATCTTCGATCAGCCATGCTATCTCGCTGGCGGGCACCGATACGCTCATGGGCTGGTGTGCGCTGCTGCTGTATCGACGCGAGTCGGAGCCGATGTTCGACCCGCTCACGGATCTGGCTCGATCGCGCGCCGAGCAGATCGGAGATATGCTGGCCGCTTCAGGGGCCACGCCTCATCAACTCAGCAAAGGCCGCCTGGTTGGCCTCCTGTCGCTGCTGCACATCCGCCAGGGCGCCACGGCTGAGGATTTCTGGCGTCCGCTCTCGTTCGACCAAGAGATCAAGCGAGCACTCACGGTTCAAGAGGGCTGGTATGGAGAGGCGCTGCTAGCCGTCGCCGCGCTCGAACGGTCGTTCTGCCTCGGCGAGCCGAGCGAAACGGCTTCGCACGGCATCACGACGATCCCGTCGCATCAGGAACGCGCGGCAACCCGAGGGCGTGGCTGATTCGACGAGCGGCTCGAATCCCATCAGCGGGACGGGGGCCCGGGCATCGGTTTCCAACCGGGGCGAACGCCGCGCCGCACGACACCGTGCCGGCCAGGCGGCCGACGAACTCGCCCGGGCGTAGGATCGGAACCACGCCTGCGCGGCGCCCTTTGGTTTGCGGTTGCGCTCCCCTGCCCTTCGATATAGGCCCGACCGACATCACGCACGGTCGGCGCCCGGTCCTGCGGTACCATACCGGCAGCTTTGGAACCGGCCTGTTGCCGCTTCGCGAGCGCCGGGACTCGCCCGTCTCGCGCCGCATGCCCGGCCGGCCTCACTCGCCGGCGGCGGCCGCAGGCGATAGCGCTGGCCACTCGCCTGGTATCGTGTGCCGCATGCGGCCATCGACCGGCGACTTGTATCGATCAACCCAAGATCGGCGCGTGCGGCCCGGCTGCCTCTGCTTCGCGGCGCGTGCGCCGAATCGTATCTCGTACTCGGCATGGGTTCCTGCCGCAACGAAGCCCGCGCCCGCGTGGGTTCGGGTGCATGCAAGAGGAAAAGCCATGCTGGGCCGAGATATTTGCAAGCGTGCCGATGCGCGCGGAAACGAACTCGCCGAGCGCGCGAAATGACGGGAATGCCTTGATGGAAAAGGAAGTGCAGGAAATTACGGAAGCGAAACAGCAGGTTACGGAACGGGACTTTTCATCGCATACGCCGATGATGCAGCAGTACCTTCGCATCAAAAGCGAGCACCCGGACACGCTCGTCTTCTACCGGATGGGCGACTTCTACGAGCTGTTCTACGACGATGCCGAGAAGGCCGCGCGCCTGCTCGATCTGACCCTGACGCAGCGCGGCGCCTCGGGCGGCAATCCGATCCGGATGGCGGGCGTGCCGCATCACGCCGTGGAACAATATCTGGCGAAGCTGGTGAAGTTTGGTGAATCGGTGGCGATCTGCGAACAGATCGGCGACCCCGCCACCTCGAAAGGGCCGGTCGAGCGCAAGGTGGTGCGCGTGGTCACGCCCGGCACGCTGACCGACGCGGCGCTGCTGTCCGACAAGGCCGATGTGTTCCTGCTCGCGCTGAGCCTCGGCCACAACAAGCGCGGCGTGGTCACCAACATCGGCCTGGCCTGGCTGAACCTGGCGAGCGGCGCGCTGCGGCTCGCCGAGATCGCACCGGACGAACTCGGCGCCGCGCTCGAACGGATCCGCCCGGCCGAAATCCTCGCGGGCGATGGTGCGATCGAGGCGATACCGCCCGGCGCAGGCGCGGTCACGCGCGTGCCGGCCTGGCATTTCGACGTGGCCTCGGGCACCCAGCGGCTCTGCAGCCAACTCGACGTCGCCAGCCTCGAAGGCTTCGGCGCACACTCGCTGACGAGCGCCTGCGGCTCGGCCGGCGCGCTGCTGCTGTACGCGGCATCCACGCAGGGCCAGCAGTTGCGCCACGTGCGCAGCCTCAAGGTCGAGACGGAATCGGAATACATCGGCCTCGATCCCGCCACGCGCCGCAATCTCGAACTGACCGAAACGCTGCGCGGCACCGAGTCGCCCACGCTCTACTCGCTGCTCGACACCTGCTGCACGACGATGGGCAGCCGCCTGCTGCGCCACTGGCTGCACCACCCGCCGCGCGCCTCGGTGGCGGCGCAGGGCCGCCAGCAGGCCATCGGCGCGCTGCTCGAAGCGGCCGGCGCGGCGAGCCTCGACAACCTGCGCCGCGCGCTGCGCCAGATTGCCGACGTCGAACGCATCACGGGCCGCCTCGCGCTGCTGTCGGCCCGCCCGCGTGACCTGTCGAGCCTGCGCGATACGTTCGCCGCGCTGCCGGCGCTGCGCGAGTTGGTCGCCCCGATCACGCAGCACGCCGACACGCTCGCGCGCCTCGAGGCGGCGCTGGCGCCGCCCGCCGGCTGCGCGGACCTGCTCGCGCGCGCCATCGCGCCGGAACCGGCCGCGATGGTGCGCGACGGCGGCGTGATCGCGCGCGGCTACGACACCGAACTCGACGAGCTGCGCGACATCTCCGAGAACTGCGGCCAGTTCCTGATCGATCTCGAAGCGCGCGAGCGCGCACGCACTGGCATTCCGAACCTGCGCGTCGAATTCAACCGCGTCCACGGCTTCTACATCGAGGTCACGCGCGGCCAGACCGACAAGGTGCCCGACGACTATCGCCGCCGTCAGACGCTGAAGAACGCCGAGCGCTACATCACGCCCGAGCTGAAGACCTTCGAGGACAAGGCGCTATCGGCGCAGGAACGTGCGCTGTCGCGTGAAAAGGCGCTCTACGAGGCATTGCTGCAATCGCTGCTGCCGTTCATCGAGGACTGCCAGCGCGTGGCGGCTGCGCTCGCCGAACTCGACGTGCTGGGCGCGTTCGCGGAACGCGCGCGCGAGCTCGACTGGGTCGCGCCGAGCTTTTCCGACGAGATCGGCATCGACATCGAGCAGGGCCGCCATCCGGTGGTGGAGGCGCAGGTCGAGCAATTCATCGCGAACGACTGCCGGCTCGGCAGCGATCGCAAGCTGCTGCTGATCACCGGCCCCAACATGGGCGGTAAGTCGACCTTCATGCGGCAGACCGCGCTGATCGCGATGATGGCCTACGTCGGCAGCTACGTGCCGGCCAAATCGGCCAGGTTCGGCCCGATCGACCGGATCTTCACGCGCATCGGCGCGGCCGACGATCTGGCGGGCGGGCGCTCGACATTCATGGTGGAGATGACCGAGGCCGCGGCGATCCTCAACGACGCCACGCCGCAAAGCCTGGTGCTGATGGACGAGATCGGCCGCGGCACCTCGACCTTCGACGGCCTCGCGCTGGCCTGGGCGATCGCGCGCCACCTGCTTTCACACAACGGCTGCTACACGCTGTTCGCGACGCACTACTTCGAACTCACGCAGTTGCCGGCCGAGTTTCCGCATGCCGCCAACGTCCACCTGTCGGCGGTCGAGCACGGCCACGGCATCGTGTTCCTGCATGCGGTCGACGAGGGACCGGCCAACCAGAGCTACGGCCTGCAGGTGGCGCAGCTGGCGGGCGTGCCGCCCGCGGTGATCCGCGCGGCACGCAAGCATCTCGCCCATCTCGAACAGCAGTCGGCGGGCCAGCCCACGCCGCAGCTCGACCTGTTCGCCGCACCGCCTCCCGTCTACGACGACGCGCCGGACGACGGCCGCCCCGCCGCCGAATACCACGAGACGGCCCGGCCCGAACCGCATCCGGCGCTGGCGCGGCTGCGCGGCATCGATCCCGACGAGCTGAAGCCGCGCGAAGCGCTCGATCTGCTCTATGAACTGCACGCGCTGGCCGGCCGGCAAGGCGACGATGAGACGGCTCACTGACGCGCATCCTCGCCGCCCGCGCGCCGCGCCGGCGATGGCGGCGGTGCTGCTCGCGGCGGCGCTGGCCACGGCCGCCGTTGCCGCGAAAGCCGCGCCGGCCGCGATCGCGCGCGCGCGCGCCGAGCCTGGCTACGGGTTCGCGGTGCTGTCCGGCGTGCTCGCCGGCCCGGCCGACGAGCCGGCCGCGCAACGCCTGTTGGCCGCGATCGCGCGCGACCGTGGCGTGGCCTTCGTGGTCTATGACGGCAACCTGAAAGGCCCGCACGAAGTCTGCAGCGATGCGGTCTACGATGCGCGCGTCGCGCTGCTGAAGTCATCGCGCGTGCCGGTGTTCTACGTTCCCGGGCAGGCCGACTGGGCCGCCTGCGCGACGCGCGAGGCCGGCGGCTATGACGCGGTCGAGCGGCTCGACTATCTGCGCCAGACTTTCCTGTCGGATTCCGAATCGTTCGGCGTGACGCCGCAGCCGCTGACGCGCGAGAGCGAAGTCGCGCGCTTTCGTCCATTCCGCGAGAACATCCGCTGGACGCAGGGCGACACGGTGTTCGTCGCGATCAACGCGCCCTCGCCCAACAATCGCTACTTGACGGCGGGTGGGCGCAACGGGGAATTCGAGGATCGCGCGATCGCCAATGCGTTCTGGATCGATCATTCGGCCGAGTTCGCGAAACGCCGCAATGCGCGCGCGCTGGTGATCCTGGTCGAGGGCGATCCGCAGTTCGAACGCTACGAGCGCGAGCGCTTCGCATGGCTACGGTTCGGACACACCCGTCGTGACGGCTTTCTGGAGTTCAAGCGCGCGCTGGTGAAGGCCACCTCGACGTTCCACGGCACGATCCTGGTGATTCACGCGAGCGACGAGGCGTTGCGCGGCGGCTTTCGCATCGACCAGCCCCTGCACGATGAAAAAGGTGATCGCATCAATAACCTGACGCGCATCGCGATCGCGCCGCGCGATCCGTTCGCGCAATGGATCAGGATCACGGTGAACCCGGCCAGGCGGCCGATGTTCGGGGTGAGCGTGCAGGCGGTGCCGAGCAACCTGCCGGTGCCGCCCGCGCTACCGCTGATACCGCGGGACGACACGCCGTTGCCGCAGATGCCGGAGATTCCCGCGGTGCCGGAGATTCCGGATTCGGCCGGCGCATCGGCCGTGCCGGGCAGCGTGCCGGCATCGATGCCGGCCCTGCCGGAAGGCGAGGACCGGCCCCCTTCCCTGCCGGCCGCCCCGCGTTGAAGCGTGTGCGGTACGCGCCGGTCGGATCGGCCGCCGGCGCGGCCCGCGGCTCAGTGCAGCGTACGGCCTTGCGCCGGCGCATCGTCCTCGTCGTCATCGTCCTCATCGACGATCTCGAGGCCTTCCGCACCGTGGGCGTGCTCGTGCGCAATCTCGTCCTCGGTGGCCGCGCGCACGTCCTTGACCGACAGCGCGAAGCGCAGCGCCATGCCGGCGAGCGGGTGATTGCCGTCGAGCACGACCTTGTCCTCGGCGATATCGGTGACGGTATAGATCAGCGAATCGACTTCCTCGTCGCCGTCCTCCGGCGTGCCCTCGAACTGCATGCCCACCTCGAGCGGCTCGGGGAAGCGGTCGCGCGACTCGATCTTCACGAGCTCCGGATCGTAATCGCCGAACGCATCCTGCGGCTCCAGTTGCACCTGCGTCTCGAAGCCCGCCTCCTGTCCGTCGAGCTGTTCCTCGATCTTGGGGAACGTGCCATCATAGCCGCCGTGCAGATAGACCATCGGCTCGTCGCTCTCTTCGATCAGGTTGCCTTGCGTGTCAGACAGCTTGTATGCGACCGACACGACGGTGTTTTTTGCGATTTTCATCCAAATCTCCCAATTACCAGCCGCATTATACGATGTCCCAACGGTCCGAAACCGAACCGACGGGCGCTGCCCGAGCCCCGTCCGGCGCGCCCCTGCCCGATACCGCCACGCCGCTGCTCGGCAACCTGACGCCGTCGCAATTCATGCGCCGCCACTGGCAGAAAAAGCCGCTGCTGATCCGCCAGGCGATCCCGGGCATCGTCCCGCCGCTCTCGCGCGACGCGCTGTTCGAGCTGGCCGGCGACTATGACACCGAGTCGCGGCTCATCACCCATTTTCGTAACAGATGGCAACTGGCGCAGGGACCGTTCGAGCTCGACTCGCTGCCGTCGGTGAGCAAGCGCGAGTGGACGCTGCTGGTGCAAGGCGTGGACCTGCACGACGATGCCGCGCGCGCGCTGCTCGAGCGGTTTCGCTTCATCCCCGACGCGCGCCTCGACGACCTGATGATCTCCTACGCGACCGACGGCGGCGGCGTGGGTCCGCACTTCGATTCCTATGACGTATTCCTGCTGCAGGTGCATGGCCGGCGGCGCTGGCGCATCGGCGCGCAGCAGGACCTGACGCTGCGCGAGGACCTGCCGCTGAAGGTGCTCGCTCGTTTCGAGCCGACCGACGAGTGGGTGCTCGAACCCGGCGACATGCTCTATCTGCCGCCGCACATCGCCCATGACGGCATCGCCGAAGGCGAATGCATGACCTGCTCGATCGGCTTTCGCGCCCCGTCCGCGGGGGAATTGACGGGGCAGTTCCTCTACTACCTCGCGGAACGTGGTGCGCTGCGACAAGGCGCGCGCGCGGGCGAACTCTATCGCGATCCCGCGCAGCCGCCGGTCGACGATCCGGCGCGACTGCCGGCGGCGCTGGTCGAGCGCGTCGAGACGATACTGAAAGGGATCCGCTGGACCACGCGCGACGTCGAGAACTTCCTCGGCAGCTACCTCAGCGAGCCGAAATCGAACGTGGTGTTCGACGCCCCGGAAAGGCCGCTCGGCGAGGCCGCCTTCGTCGCCCAGGCGAGCCGCCGCGGCATTCGTCTCGACAGGAAAGCGGCATTGCTGTATAACGCGCGATCGTACTTCATCAATGGCGAAGAAAATCCGCTCGCCGGCAACGCGAAATGGCTGCCGGAATTGGCTGATCGACGTCATCTGGGGGCGAAACGCTTTGTAACATACTCCCGTCACCCCCTCATGACAGCCTTGCTGCACGAGTGGTATTGTGCGGGCTGGATCAGGCTGGGCGACCTGTCGTAAGGTTGCCCTCGCAGGAGCCCATACCAGTCAAACTTGTATGGGAAAGACAACGTATTGACCCCGCATTTGTCGACGGTCGATACGAAAGTGCATATAATTTCCGCCCAAGCCGTAGGGAAGATTCACGCTCTGGCAGTGCATCTCCACCAGCGGCCCAGGTCGGTGTTGGAGCACATTACCGGTATTGTTTCGCGCTGTTGCTTACCTTTAACCATAAAAGGACGTGATCATGAAGAAATCCCTCCTCGTAGCTTCCCTGTTGGCCGCCGTTGCACTCGCTGCTTGCAACAAGAGCTCGGACCAAGCCGCTTCGTCGGCTGCTAGCGACGCATCGGCAGCCGCTTCGGCTGCTTCGTCGGCTGCTGCAGCTGCTTCGGACGCAGCGTCGAGCACGGCCGCTGCTGCGAGCGACGCGGCTTCGGCATCCGCTGCTGCTGCTCCGGCATCGGACGCTGGCGCATCGGCTGCTGCTCCGGCTTCGGGCGCGAGCCAGTAAGCGCTCATCAGCTCACGCTGATACGAAAAAACCGGCCTTTCAGGCCGGTTTTTTTTCGTCCATCGATTGGCGCTGCGGGGCGCGGCCGCGATGCACGGTCGCAGGCGGGTCGATCAGAGGCTGCGCCAGCCGAAGCCGTCGTCCTGCGA from Burkholderia glumae LMG 2196 = ATCC 33617 harbors:
- a CDS encoding FKBP-type peptidyl-prolyl cis-trans isomerase, whose amino-acid sequence is MKIAKNTVVSVAYKLSDTQGNLIEESDEPMVYLHGGYDGTFPKIEEQLDGQEAGFETQVQLEPQDAFGDYDPELVKIESRDRFPEPLEVGMQFEGTPEDGDEEVDSLIYTVTDIAEDKVVLDGNHPLAGMALRFALSVKDVRAATEDEIAHEHAHGAEGLEIVDEDDDDEDDAPAQGRTLH
- a CDS encoding cupin domain-containing protein; the protein is MSQRSETEPTGAARAPSGAPLPDTATPLLGNLTPSQFMRRHWQKKPLLIRQAIPGIVPPLSRDALFELAGDYDTESRLITHFRNRWQLAQGPFELDSLPSVSKREWTLLVQGVDLHDDAARALLERFRFIPDARLDDLMISYATDGGGVGPHFDSYDVFLLQVHGRRRWRIGAQQDLTLREDLPLKVLARFEPTDEWVLEPGDMLYLPPHIAHDGIAEGECMTCSIGFRAPSAGELTGQFLYYLAERGALRQGARAGELYRDPAQPPVDDPARLPAALVERVETILKGIRWTTRDVENFLGSYLSEPKSNVVFDAPERPLGEAAFVAQASRRGIRLDRKAALLYNARSYFINGEENPLAGNAKWLPELADRRHLGAKRFVTYSRHPLMTALLHEWYCAGWIRLGDLS
- the mutS gene encoding DNA mismatch repair protein MutS, whose protein sequence is MEKEVQEITEAKQQVTERDFSSHTPMMQQYLRIKSEHPDTLVFYRMGDFYELFYDDAEKAARLLDLTLTQRGASGGNPIRMAGVPHHAVEQYLAKLVKFGESVAICEQIGDPATSKGPVERKVVRVVTPGTLTDAALLSDKADVFLLALSLGHNKRGVVTNIGLAWLNLASGALRLAEIAPDELGAALERIRPAEILAGDGAIEAIPPGAGAVTRVPAWHFDVASGTQRLCSQLDVASLEGFGAHSLTSACGSAGALLLYAASTQGQQLRHVRSLKVETESEYIGLDPATRRNLELTETLRGTESPTLYSLLDTCCTTMGSRLLRHWLHHPPRASVAAQGRQQAIGALLEAAGAASLDNLRRALRQIADVERITGRLALLSARPRDLSSLRDTFAALPALRELVAPITQHADTLARLEAALAPPAGCADLLARAIAPEPAAMVRDGGVIARGYDTELDELRDISENCGQFLIDLEARERARTGIPNLRVEFNRVHGFYIEVTRGQTDKVPDDYRRRQTLKNAERYITPELKTFEDKALSAQERALSREKALYEALLQSLLPFIEDCQRVAAALAELDVLGAFAERARELDWVAPSFSDEIGIDIEQGRHPVVEAQVEQFIANDCRLGSDRKLLLITGPNMGGKSTFMRQTALIAMMAYVGSYVPAKSARFGPIDRIFTRIGAADDLAGGRSTFMVEMTEAAAILNDATPQSLVLMDEIGRGTSTFDGLALAWAIARHLLSHNGCYTLFATHYFELTQLPAEFPHAANVHLSAVEHGHGIVFLHAVDEGPANQSYGLQVAQLAGVPPAVIRAARKHLAHLEQQSAGQPTPQLDLFAAPPPVYDDAPDDGRPAAEYHETARPEPHPALARLRGIDPDELKPREALDLLYELHALAGRQGDDETAH
- a CDS encoding membrane protein, translating into MRRLTDAHPRRPRAAPAMAAVLLAAALATAAVAAKAAPAAIARARAEPGYGFAVLSGVLAGPADEPAAQRLLAAIARDRGVAFVVYDGNLKGPHEVCSDAVYDARVALLKSSRVPVFYVPGQADWAACATREAGGYDAVERLDYLRQTFLSDSESFGVTPQPLTRESEVARFRPFRENIRWTQGDTVFVAINAPSPNNRYLTAGGRNGEFEDRAIANAFWIDHSAEFAKRRNARALVILVEGDPQFERYERERFAWLRFGHTRRDGFLEFKRALVKATSTFHGTILVIHASDEALRGGFRIDQPLHDEKGDRINNLTRIAIAPRDPFAQWIRITVNPARRPMFGVSVQAVPSNLPVPPALPLIPRDDTPLPQMPEIPAVPEIPDSAGASAVPGSVPASMPALPEGEDRPPSLPAAPR
- a CDS encoding EAL and HDOD domain-containing protein yields the protein MQAISVRKESDLVIFAKQAIVECNGKLFGHELLFRDRSGAVTTIVDDESATMAVLEAAIGHVGLHQVSPVGSFFINCSSEFLMSTIVHALPPHRFVLEILETCKLDRHLIRRCRQLKEAGFRLALDDVRELSPDIVDILPLIDIVKIDWPFTDPQQRRSMIDTVIGYGALALAEKIETSADRNYAVDSGCSLLQGFYFCRPQILSAQKMPADFEVVTQVLQSILDEESLSALAVKIERSPELCVELIRIANNCAATNRSRMRISSISHAISLAGTDTLMGWCALLLYRRESEPMFDPLTDLARSRAEQIGDMLAASGATPHQLSKGRLVGLLSLLHIRQGATAEDFWRPLSFDQEIKRALTVQEGWYGEALLAVAALERSFCLGEPSETASHGITTIPSHQERAATRGRG